One Streptomyces dangxiongensis genomic window, TGGCTGCTCTACTTCGCCGCCCCGATCATCATGATCGGCCTGTTCGGCTGGGTGTTCGAGTACTACCACGGTGAGAACCGCACCCAGTAGCACGTACCGAACGCACCGGGAGCCCGGATCCTCCGCAAGGGGGGTCCGGGCTCCCGGCGTTTCCTTGGCCGGGCGTGTCAGTCCTTTGCCGGAGTGTCGTTCGCTCGTACGGATTACCTGCCGTGCCGGTAAGGTCTCCACCTCATAGCGTGATCATATGAATCACACTCCGCGGACCCGCACCGTCGTCAGCTGCACCCTGCTGGTGACCGCCCTGGGCGCGGGCGTCACCGCCTGCGGTTCGGACGGCAACCCCCTGTCGGCCAAGCCGTACGACGCAGCGGGCCTGATCTCCTTCAACGGCCCCACCGGTGCAGAGAAGCGGGCCGATCCGGACAAGCCCCTGGAGGTCACCGCCAACGGTGACGAGGGGCGCATCACCGACGTCACCGCCCAGGACTCCACCGGGCGCTACGTCGCGGGCGAACTCGCCGCCGACGGCAGCCGCTGGCACAGCACCTCCCCCCTGGCCGCCAACGCCCACTACACGGTCACGGTCAGCACCGAGGACGAGGACGGCGCACCCGGCCGCAAGGTCCTCACGTTCGACACCAGCAAGCCCACCAGCAAGAAGCGCCTGACCGTCACGTTCGGGCCGCAGGCGGGCACCTACGGCGTCGGGCAGCCCATCACGGCCCAGCTCGACCACGAGATCAAGGACAAGGGGCAGCGCGCCGTCGTGGAACGCGCCCTGAGGGTGGAGTCCACACCGGCCGTACAGGGCGCCTGGTACTGGGTGAACGCCAAGGAACTCCATTACCGCCCCAAGGAGTACTGGCCCACCCACGCCACCGTCCGGGTGCACAGCAACCTGGACGGCATCCGGATCGACGACCGGCTGTGGGGCGGCGCCGCCAAGCCGCTGAAGATCACCACGGGCGACCGGATCGAGGCCGTCACGGACGCCTCGTCGCACCAGATGACGGTCTACAAGAACGGTGCGGAGATCAACCAGATCCCCGTCACCACCGGCAAAACCGGCTACGAGACCCGCAACGGCGTCAAGGTCGTCCTCGGCAAGCAGTACTTCGTACGCATGCGCAGCACCACGGTCGGCATCGCCGAGGGCAGCTCCGACTCCTACGATCTGCCGGTCTACTACGCCACCCGGGTGACCTGGTCCGGCGAGTACGTCCATGCCGCCCCCTGGTCGGTGGGCTCCCAGG contains:
- a CDS encoding L,D-transpeptidase, translating into MNHTPRTRTVVSCTLLVTALGAGVTACGSDGNPLSAKPYDAAGLISFNGPTGAEKRADPDKPLEVTANGDEGRITDVTAQDSTGRYVAGELAADGSRWHSTSPLAANAHYTVTVSTEDEDGAPGRKVLTFDTSKPTSKKRLTVTFGPQAGTYGVGQPITAQLDHEIKDKGQRAVVERALRVESTPAVQGAWYWVNAKELHYRPKEYWPTHATVRVHSNLDGIRIDDRLWGGAAKPLKITTGDRIEAVTDASSHQMTVYKNGAEINQIPVTTGKTGYETRNGVKVVLGKQYFVRMRSTTVGIAEGSSDSYDLPVYYATRVTWSGEYVHAAPWSVGSQGYANVSHGCTGMNTSNAEWFFDTVREGDIVRVVNSDGDAMEPFGNGFGDWNVDWAKWRQGSALFNGTPDGPAPGDALRLQPTAV